A single genomic interval of Alteromonas sp. CI.11.F.A3 harbors:
- a CDS encoding O-antigen ligase family protein: protein MAFHFRTVTVVVRQYRVFVLLWVLFLAWQLLNLIPLPASLVSSLRPEKLLPEYANVPTGASWLPLSFDVGQSQIVFLKSLCYCLLFFSVLALVRSTSRLKFVLITISASGIFQAIYGSLEVLSGIEYSLVFKQSVTHIATGSFIYKNHFANYLLLSLSAALGYLIASLGEDDGLSKRERLRRWLKFWLGNKVLFRIGIIIMVIALVMSRSRMGNTAFFVSMTITAALGLWYFKPRQKSYVALFISMLVIDIMIVSSVFGLNEVKQRLEQTDLTNESRDEVVTDVLPLLTEYPLIGTGGGTFYTVYPQFQSESIQHFYDHAHNEYLQFSIEFGVIGALFMGVFVLCCGINAFNAFQQRHHPLPRGAAFACFMAIIGMAIHSSVDFPLQAPANSAIFITLLALGAMSNRIRVRKSTSRK, encoded by the coding sequence ATGGCCTTTCACTTTCGCACCGTTACTGTTGTAGTTCGCCAATATCGTGTTTTCGTTCTGCTATGGGTTTTGTTTCTTGCTTGGCAGCTACTAAACTTAATTCCCCTGCCCGCTTCACTTGTTTCCAGCCTACGACCAGAAAAGCTATTACCCGAATACGCAAATGTACCAACTGGTGCTAGTTGGTTACCGCTTAGTTTTGATGTAGGCCAAAGCCAAATTGTTTTTTTGAAATCGCTTTGCTATTGCTTGTTGTTTTTCAGTGTATTGGCATTGGTACGCTCTACATCACGGCTGAAATTTGTATTAATAACCATTAGCGCAAGTGGCATATTTCAGGCCATTTATGGGTCGCTTGAGGTGTTATCAGGTATTGAGTACAGCTTAGTGTTTAAGCAATCTGTTACCCACATTGCTACCGGCAGTTTTATTTACAAAAACCATTTTGCTAATTACTTATTGCTTTCTTTAAGCGCGGCACTAGGCTATTTAATAGCGAGTTTAGGGGAAGACGATGGCTTGTCTAAAAGAGAAAGATTGCGGCGGTGGCTAAAGTTTTGGTTAGGTAATAAAGTGCTGTTTCGTATTGGTATTATTATTATGGTTATTGCATTAGTAATGTCGCGTTCAAGAATGGGGAATACGGCATTTTTTGTTAGCATGACTATAACCGCAGCCCTAGGTTTGTGGTATTTCAAGCCTAGACAAAAAAGCTATGTAGCCTTGTTTATAAGCATGCTCGTTATCGACATTATGATTGTAAGTAGTGTATTTGGTTTAAACGAAGTGAAGCAACGCCTTGAACAAACCGATTTAACCAATGAGAGCCGAGACGAAGTAGTTACCGACGTACTGCCCTTGTTAACGGAATACCCGCTAATAGGTACAGGTGGGGGAACCTTCTATACCGTTTACCCTCAATTTCAAAGTGAGAGTATTCAGCACTTTTACGATCATGCTCATAATGAATACTTACAGTTTAGTATTGAATTTGGCGTTATTGGCGCACTGTTTATGGGCGTATTTGTACTGTGTTGCGGCATAAATGCATTCAATGCTTTTCAGCAACGCCACCACCCTCTGCCACGTGGAGCGGCATTTGCGTGTTTCATGGCTATTATTGGTATGGCCATACACAGTAGCGTAGA